Proteins found in one Populus alba chromosome 14, ASM523922v2, whole genome shotgun sequence genomic segment:
- the LOC118036343 gene encoding inositol diphosphatase DSP1 isoform X2 → MKIDHNSTTSATNGGDTTICRTIEVAVFDRGDLSPPPVVASPPVVGDELNLIPPLNFAMVDNGIFRSGFPDSANFSFLQTLGLRSIICLCPEPYSEATMEFLKDGGIRLYKFGIEGYKEPFVNIPEDTIREALKVLLDTRNHPVLIHCKRGKHRTGCLVGCLRKLQKWCLSSIFDEYQRFAAAKARVSDQRFMELFDVSTLKHIPMSFSCSKR, encoded by the exons ATGAAAATTGACCACAACTCCACCACCTCTGCCACCAACGGAGGTGACACTACCATCTGCAGGACTATCGAAGTGGCAGTTTTTGACCGCGGCGATCTCAGTCCACCTCCGGTGGTCGCTTCTCCTCCGGTTGTCGGAGACGAACTCAATCTTATTCCACCTCTGAACTTTGCTATGGTAGATAATGGAATCTTTAGGTCTGGTTTTCCTGATTCTGCTAACTTCTCTTTTCTCCAAACTCTCGGCCTCCGCTCTATCAT atgTCTATGTCCTGAGCCGTATTCAGAGGCGACCATGGAGTTTCTAAAGGATGGTGGAATCAGGCTCTATAAATTTGGGATCGAAGGTTACAAG GAGCCATTCGTAAACATCCCAGAGGATACAATTCGTGAAGCACTGAAAGTGCTCCTTG ATACAAGGAATCATCCAGTTTTGATTCATTGCAAACGAGGAAAG CACCGAACTGGTTGTCTTGTGGGTTGCCTGAGAAAATTGCAAAAGTGGTGTCTCTCATCCATATTCGATGAGTACCAGCGGTTTGCAGCTGCGAAGGCTAGGGTTTCGGATCAAAGGTTTATGGAGTTGTTTGATGTTTCTACCTTAAAGCATATCCCAATGTCATTTTCATGCTCGAAGAGGTAA
- the LOC118036343 gene encoding inositol diphosphatase DSP1 isoform X1 has protein sequence MKIDHNSTTSATNGGDTTICRTIEVAVFDRGDLSPPPVVASPPVVGDELNLIPPLNFAMVDNGIFRSGFPDSANFSFLQTLGLRSIICLCPEPYSEATMEFLKDGGIRLYKFGIEGYKEPFVNIPEDTIREALKVLLDTRNHPVLIHCKRGKHRTGCLVGCLRKLQKWCLSSIFDEYQRFAAAKARVSDQRFMELFDVSTLKHIPMSFSCSKRKGGEFLDPFLRQKE, from the exons ATGAAAATTGACCACAACTCCACCACCTCTGCCACCAACGGAGGTGACACTACCATCTGCAGGACTATCGAAGTGGCAGTTTTTGACCGCGGCGATCTCAGTCCACCTCCGGTGGTCGCTTCTCCTCCGGTTGTCGGAGACGAACTCAATCTTATTCCACCTCTGAACTTTGCTATGGTAGATAATGGAATCTTTAGGTCTGGTTTTCCTGATTCTGCTAACTTCTCTTTTCTCCAAACTCTCGGCCTCCGCTCTATCAT atgTCTATGTCCTGAGCCGTATTCAGAGGCGACCATGGAGTTTCTAAAGGATGGTGGAATCAGGCTCTATAAATTTGGGATCGAAGGTTACAAG GAGCCATTCGTAAACATCCCAGAGGATACAATTCGTGAAGCACTGAAAGTGCTCCTTG ATACAAGGAATCATCCAGTTTTGATTCATTGCAAACGAGGAAAG CACCGAACTGGTTGTCTTGTGGGTTGCCTGAGAAAATTGCAAAAGTGGTGTCTCTCATCCATATTCGATGAGTACCAGCGGTTTGCAGCTGCGAAGGCTAGGGTTTCGGATCAAAGGTTTATGGAGTTGTTTGATGTTTCTACCTTAAAGCATATCCCAATGTCATTTTCATGCTCGAAGAG GAAAGGTGGTGAGTTTCTGGATCCATTTCTGCGGCAAAAGGAATAA
- the LOC118036343 gene encoding inositol diphosphatase DSP1 isoform X3: protein MKIDHNSTTSATNGGDTTICRTIEVAVFDRGDLSPPPVVASPPVVGDELNLIPPLNFAMVDNGIFRSGFPDSANFSFLQTLGLRSIICLCPEPYSEATMEFLKDGGIRLYKFGIEGYKEPFVNIPEDTIREALKVLLDTRNHPVLIHCKRGKHRTGCLVGCLRKLQKWCLSSIFDEYQRFAAAKARVSDQSGREF from the exons ATGAAAATTGACCACAACTCCACCACCTCTGCCACCAACGGAGGTGACACTACCATCTGCAGGACTATCGAAGTGGCAGTTTTTGACCGCGGCGATCTCAGTCCACCTCCGGTGGTCGCTTCTCCTCCGGTTGTCGGAGACGAACTCAATCTTATTCCACCTCTGAACTTTGCTATGGTAGATAATGGAATCTTTAGGTCTGGTTTTCCTGATTCTGCTAACTTCTCTTTTCTCCAAACTCTCGGCCTCCGCTCTATCAT atgTCTATGTCCTGAGCCGTATTCAGAGGCGACCATGGAGTTTCTAAAGGATGGTGGAATCAGGCTCTATAAATTTGGGATCGAAGGTTACAAG GAGCCATTCGTAAACATCCCAGAGGATACAATTCGTGAAGCACTGAAAGTGCTCCTTG ATACAAGGAATCATCCAGTTTTGATTCATTGCAAACGAGGAAAG CACCGAACTGGTTGTCTTGTGGGTTGCCTGAGAAAATTGCAAAAGTGGTGTCTCTCATCCATATTCGATGAGTACCAGCGGTTTGCAGCTGCGAAGGCTAGGGTTTCGGATCAAAG TGGAAGAGAATTCTAG